In the Victivallis sp. Marseille-Q1083 genome, one interval contains:
- a CDS encoding CehA/McbA family metallohydrolase has translation MFPIKKLLAWAVLAAVAAAVSGNPTPPDRDFNAYPRVFRTGSTGQLTIEFAPGVLPEPTESLRVRWDREDLYHPDQPEHYLGCWLGNGFLPLPFEREGDRLTVPLQLDDAELERRILVEQLDGDGAIARQLASFPLYVLKPDLFALRPFRGDLHLHSRRSDGSIQPEEAAKRCRAAGYDFFALTDHYTQQGSRDAAEALKKYDTELVAIPGEEVSPYEIVPDLFGHFAALNAASGISDRIKTAPDAFRNRVAAIMATLPPEWPAPTRRHVAGCEAVAEWIHEAGGVAVFSHPFWVTTGTKFNSPIETTLAVMRRGKFDSIDIFSARNSKAAVLGSNFYTLLCREGIDIAPSASSDEHGTMQDGFGVVYTILFAAANTPDELMKALKNGNSVAVRSRALFTREDGSPERPEEVFDIPPQLAGEFRLAKYAEFLLREYFPEQRRITAWESLNIFKLDAGTAPGRPPASSVSELQRRFWALP, from the coding sequence ATGTTTCCCATCAAGAAACTATTGGCTTGGGCGGTATTGGCGGCGGTTGCCGCAGCCGTTTCCGGCAATCCGACGCCGCCGGACCGGGATTTCAATGCTTATCCCCGGGTGTTCCGCACCGGCAGCACCGGACAATTGACCATCGAATTCGCGCCGGGCGTTCTGCCGGAACCGACCGAATCGCTGCGGGTTCGCTGGGACCGGGAGGATCTTTACCACCCGGATCAGCCGGAACATTACCTGGGCTGCTGGCTCGGCAATGGTTTCCTGCCGCTGCCGTTCGAACGCGAGGGTGACCGCCTGACCGTGCCGCTGCAACTCGACGACGCGGAGCTGGAACGCCGCATTCTGGTCGAACAACTCGACGGCGACGGCGCCATCGCCCGGCAGCTCGCCAGCTTCCCGCTCTACGTATTGAAGCCGGATCTGTTTGCGCTGCGGCCGTTCCGCGGCGACCTGCACCTCCACAGCCGTCGTTCCGACGGCAGCATCCAGCCGGAAGAGGCGGCAAAGCGCTGCCGGGCGGCCGGTTACGATTTTTTCGCCCTGACCGACCACTACACCCAGCAGGGTTCGCGCGATGCGGCGGAAGCGTTGAAAAAATATGATACCGAACTGGTTGCCATCCCGGGCGAAGAGGTCAGTCCCTATGAAATCGTCCCGGATCTGTTCGGCCATTTCGCCGCCCTGAATGCCGCATCCGGCATTTCCGACCGGATCAAGACAGCTCCGGATGCCTTTCGAAACCGCGTCGCGGCGATCATGGCGACGCTGCCGCCGGAATGGCCGGCCCCCACCCGGCGCCATGTAGCCGGATGTGAAGCCGTAGCCGAATGGATTCATGAAGCCGGCGGCGTAGCGGTATTCTCCCATCCGTTCTGGGTCACCACCGGCACGAAATTCAACAGCCCGATCGAAACCACGCTGGCGGTGATGCGGCGCGGCAAATTCGACTCCATCGACATTTTCAGCGCCCGAAACAGTAAGGCGGCGGTGCTCGGTTCAAATTTTTATACCCTGCTATGCCGGGAAGGAATCGATATTGCGCCGAGCGCCAGCAGTGACGAACACGGCACGATGCAGGATGGCTTCGGCGTGGTTTACACCATTCTGTTCGCGGCAGCCAATACGCCGGACGAGTTGATGAAAGCCCTCAAGAACGGCAACTCCGTCGCGGTCAGAAGCCGGGCGCTGTTCACCCGGGAGGACGGTTCGCCGGAACGGCCGGAAGAGGTTTTCGACATCCCCCCTCAGCTCGCCGGAGAGTTCCGGCTGGCCAAATATGCCGAATTCCTGCTGCGCGAATATTTCCCGGAGCAGCGCCGGATCACCGCCTGGGAAAGTCTCAACATTTTCAAGCTCGACGCCGGAACCGCGCCCGGCCGCCCGCCGGCTTCGTCGGTATCAGAACTGCAGCGGCGTTTCTGGGCCCTGCCATAA